In Flavobacterium sp. GSB-24, the genomic window ATGTAATAAAAACATTATATTATTAAATCGAAAAACCCCAATTCAGTTAATGAATTGGGGTTTTCTATGAATAAACCTTTAGTAAACTAAGATCTGATTACTCTTTTTTGTCCTCGCGTGGAGGTCTAGGAACAAGTGCTTTTTTAGACACTTTTTCTTTTTTAGTTTTTGGATCAACTCCTAAGTATTTTACTTGGAAAACATCTCCCATTTTAACTACGTCAGCAACGTTTTCAGTGCGTTCCCAAGCAAGTTCAGATACGTGAAGCAATACTTCGTTTCCTGGTGCAGCAGTATATTCTACTACAGCTCCAAAGTCAAGCATTTTGATAACTTTTACTTCGTAAGCTTCTCCTAATTGTGGTTTGAAAGTAATAGAAGCAATTTTTGCTAATACAGTTTCGATACCAGCAGGATCTGTACCTAAGATTTCGATAACACCTTGCTCATCAACCTCATTAATAACGATAGTTGTTCCAGTAGCTTTTTGTAATTCTTGAATTACTTTTCCACCAGGTCCAATTAATGCTCCAATAAAGTTTCCAGGAATAGTTCTTGTGATGATTTTTGGCGCATGTGCTTTAACGTCAGCTCTTGGAGTTGCAATAGTTTCAGTTAATTTACCTAAAATGTGCATACGTCCGTCACGAGCTTGGTTAAGAGCTTGTTCCATAATGTCATAACGTAATCCATCAATTTTGATGTCCATTTGACAAGCTGTAATACCATCAGCAGTTCCAGTTACTTTAAAGTCCATATCTCCTAAGTGATCTTCATCACCTAAAATATCAGACAAAACAGCAAATTTCTCACCATCAGTAATCAATCCCATAGCAATTCCAGAAACTGGTTTTACCATTTGAACTCCAGCATCCATAAGAGCCATTGTTCCAGCACAAACTGTTGCCATAGAAGAAGAACCATTAGATTCTAAAACTTCAGAAACAATACGAATTGTATAAGGACAATCTGCAGGAATCATGTTTTTTAATGCTCGTTGAGCTAAATTACCGTGACCAACTTCTCTTCTTGAAGTTCCTCTTAATGGTTTTGCTTCACCAGTAGAGAAAGGAGGGAAGTTATAGTGTAAATAGAATTTCTCTTCACCTTGTTCAGATGGAGAATCGATTTGGTTTGCTTCTCTAGAAGTTCCTAAAGTTACAGTTGCCAAAGCTTGAGTTTCTCCACGTGTAAATAAAGAAGATCCGTGAACTCTTGGTAAATAATCAGTTTCACACCAGATTGGTCTGATTTCTGTAGTTTTTCTTCCGTCTAAACGAATTCCTTTTTCAAGGATAACATTACGAACAGCTTCTTTGTTTGTTTTGTAGAAATATTTCCCTACTAAACCAGCTAAATCTGGATTTTCAGCATATTCTTCTTCTGTAAACAAAGCTTTAGCTTCTTCTTTTACAGCTGCAAATTTCTCACCTCTTTCACTTTTTCCAGAAGCTTCTTGTGCAATTGTATAGCATTTATTGTAAGCAGCAGCTTTTACTTTTGCGTAAACAGCTTCGTCTTCGATTTCACCTTCGTAAGTTCTGTATTCTGGAGAACCAACTGCAGCTCTTAATTTTTGTTGAGCAACAATTTGAACTTTAATAGCTTCGTGAGCAAATTTGATAGCTTCTACCATTTCTGCTTCTGAGATTTCTTTCATCTCACCTTCAACCATTGCAACAGAGTCCATAGAAGCTCCAATCATCATATCGATGTCAGATTTTTCTAATTCTTCTCTACTAGGGTTGATAACGAATTTCCCGTCAATACGTGCAACACGTACTTCAGAAATTAAGTTATAAAAAGGAATATCTGAAACTGCTAATGCTGCAGATGCTGCTAAACCAGCTAATGCATCTGGCATAACTTCTTCGTCATGAGACATTAATTGAATCATAACTTGTGTTTCAGCGTGGTAGTCGTCTGGGAAAAGCGGACGTAAAACACGGTCAACTAATCTCATTGTTAATACTTCGCTGTCGCTTGGACGTGCTTCTCTTTTGAAGAAA contains:
- a CDS encoding polyribonucleotide nucleotidyltransferase is translated as MIPQLFVEKIDLGDGRSITIETGRLAKQADGSVVVRMGDTMILATAVSARTSNPGVDFLPLTVDYREKFAAAGRFPGGFFKREARPSDSEVLTMRLVDRVLRPLFPDDYHAETQVMIQLMSHDEEVMPDALAGLAASAALAVSDIPFYNLISEVRVARIDGKFVINPSREELEKSDIDMMIGASMDSVAMVEGEMKEISEAEMVEAIKFAHEAIKVQIVAQQKLRAAVGSPEYRTYEGEIEDEAVYAKVKAAAYNKCYTIAQEASGKSERGEKFAAVKEEAKALFTEEEYAENPDLAGLVGKYFYKTNKEAVRNVILEKGIRLDGRKTTEIRPIWCETDYLPRVHGSSLFTRGETQALATVTLGTSREANQIDSPSEQGEEKFYLHYNFPPFSTGEAKPLRGTSRREVGHGNLAQRALKNMIPADCPYTIRIVSEVLESNGSSSMATVCAGTMALMDAGVQMVKPVSGIAMGLITDGEKFAVLSDILGDEDHLGDMDFKVTGTADGITACQMDIKIDGLRYDIMEQALNQARDGRMHILGKLTETIATPRADVKAHAPKIITRTIPGNFIGALIGPGGKVIQELQKATGTTIVINEVDEQGVIEILGTDPAGIETVLAKIASITFKPQLGEAYEVKVIKMLDFGAVVEYTAAPGNEVLLHVSELAWERTENVADVVKMGDVFQVKYLGVDPKTKKEKVSKKALVPRPPREDKKE